The Camelus ferus isolate YT-003-E chromosome 34, BCGSAC_Cfer_1.0, whole genome shotgun sequence sequence AGAGGCCAGGCGGTTCCTCAGCGGGGAACGGGGAAGATCGAGTGGTCTGGAGTCAGGCTGAACGTGGTCGCGGTAAGGGCTGAGACCTGAGTCACTTCTCACAGGCATCCCCTCCTCGCCCGGGCcgggccctgccccgccccatcCTATTACTCCCGGTTGAGATGGGCTCAGCCAAGAGCGTCCCAGTCACTCCAGCGCGGCCGCCGCCGCACAACAAGCTTCTTTCTCGAGTGGCGGACCCCCGTTCACCCACCGCCGGCATCCTGCGCACTCCCATCCAGGTACTCCGGGCCGGGGTAGGGAAGGCAGCGGCACTGTCTGAATTCTTGGGCCTCTGCCTAACCTGACTGCCTTGATTCTGAAAGACCTCTCACTTCCCACCCTACCCTCACTCCCCTACTTTGAGGCCTTGTTTTTCACATTCTCAACCAGGGGAAGCAGGCTGGATGTCTGAGGGCTTTGGCAATTCCAGCCTGTAGTATCGGCCTGAGGTTAGGGACCTGGGAGGGAAGAGTCAGGGCCCAGACTTGTTCTAGCTTTTGGTTCTGACAGGTGGAGAGCTCTCCACAGCCAGACCAGCCAGCAGGAGAGAAGCTGGAGGATCTTAAGCAGACCCAGGACTCAGATCCCCGCTCTCCTACCCTTGGCATTGCACGGACACCTATGAAGACCAGCAGCGGAGGTAAGTGTTGGGCTCAGGTTATTCTGCTCAGGCCGTCACCTAGCACCCTTAGGTGGGGTCAAATGAAGCTATCCTCTCAGGGCACCACTTTAAAGGGGGCTCCATCCTCCTGCTTTGGACCTGTGTCACTCTTTTCTCAACATTTTGCTCTCTCTCGCCTTGCCTTCTCTCTTCCCAGTCCCTCACCCACGAGGGCATGACTCCTAAGGCTCGTATATCTTTTCCTCCTTGCTGAATGATTTGTATCAGAGGGTCACTGTCTCACTTCATTTCTCCCCCGCTAGAGCCACCAAGCCCCCTGGTGAAACAGCTGAGCGACGTATTTGAGACCGAAGACCCCAGATCAGATCTTCCCCCAGAGCCTATTCTGCCCCTGGAGACACCTCCGTCTTCTCAACTGGACTTGCCTTTGGACAGCCAGTTTTCCCTTGAGAATCAGATGTCACCTTGGAGTCAGACTGAGCTCCCTTCCAAGCAGGTGTTTTCCAAGGAGGAAACAGGACAGTCTTCAGGAACCCCAGTGGGCAGCCAGGGCTCAGACAAGCCCTTGAGAGACCCTGAGACACCTCGATCTCCAGGTACAGAATCTAAGAGCAAGGTATGGGGAAGAGAAATTGGGCTAACACTCTGGGATAATGTCCCTGGATGAATGGAGGAGGAATAAACTATAAGCCCCTAATCTTGGCTCCTTGTTTTAACTCCGTCCCAACCCTAGGTTCCATGCGCAGCAGGTGGAAACCAAACAGCAAGGTACTAGGAAGATCTCCTCTCACCATCCTGCAGGATGACAACTCCCCCGGGACTCTGACACCACGGCAGGTAAAGGGACACAGGGTGAAAGCTGTTACTAGGAAATCCAACGGAAAGGTGGGAGGCCCTTTCCCCGACTCTTCCCTCCCCTGAACAACCTCCCTCCCTCAACTTGCACATTGCCTTTTGCAGAGTAAGCGGCCTTCTCCCCTGAGTGAAAACGTTAAGGAACTAAAAGGAGGGGCTGTTCTGGGAACTGGACGACTTCCAAAAACTGGAGGAAGAGCATGGGAGCAAGGCCAGGGCCAGGACAAGGAAAATCGGCACTTTCCTTTGGTGGAGAACTAGGCCGTGCGTGGCCCCAGTACTGGGTTCACCAGGGGCTGAGTGACACTCTGTGCCTCTCATCCCTTCTCTCCCTGGGAGACTGGAAAGGCTCGTTTTCCTCAGCCCCTCCTAAACTACCAACTCTGGGACTCAGAGCCTCCTtggctttctttgtgttttatatgtttctgtatattaaaggaagtgattttaaatgatgtttttaagTATTATACCTAAACCTTGTGCTGGGTCTTCTGCATGGAGAAAGACAGTCTGGAGAGGGAGGGTGTTGTGCTCCCTGGCCTGAGTGTCCCCCGCACTGATACCTCTAAGCCTCTTTTACGTACCTCCCTTAAATCCTGTTGTTCCCCAAGGCACTGTCCttgactctttcctttctctccctgggtGTTCACTTCTAGGACTTTAGCTGTCACTCATCTGTATTCTGGTAACGTCCAGGTCTCTCTGCCTAAGCCTGACCTTTATCCAGCTGCCCCACAGGCGCTTCAAAGTCAGCTTGTTTAAAGTTGAATTTGTGATCTCCCCAGAGTtattcctcctcccccatcctccatcCCTGTGAATGACAGCACTAGCCACCTAGTTGCCAAACCCGAACCTTGGCCATCACCTTGAATCCTTCCCTCGGACTATCCCTTATCCTCGCACTCAGTCCCTACAATCCCTACATCCTGGTGATTCTGTATCTTTAATCTCTCCCTCATCCCCTCCCTTGCCCCTCTGTCCTATTGCTCTTGCATTTTCTTGCCACCTGCCTCCTACCTTGTTTCCCTCCATTCCCTCTAGGCTCCCTTCCCTCCATTTTATCCACCTGTACTGCTGCTAGGATGATCTTCCAGAGGAGCATCACTGATCACGTTACTACTCTGCTCAAAACTCCCCAGTTGTTCCCCACTGCCCTTAGGATAAAGTCTAGACTCTGGCTTTTTATAGGCCTTTTATAGTCTGATCCCTTCTCAACATAACCCTCCTGGACAAATACACAGTCACCAAAGGCAGGCGGGTGTGAACTGTCGTGCACACCCCACCAGCCACCTTCTCCTCCTAACCCATCTCAGGCCTTCCCCAGGAGGCTTGGGCTTCTGCCTCCACCCTCTCTTCTGCCCACAGCTAGCTGATCCCCAACCTTTATCATTGCTCCCATAATACTTTGTTATTTAAGTGGGACCTGCATCTTTTGGGGACAGAAGTGAGGTGGGAGGCAAGAATCACAGCTACGCTTTATTGCGAGTGctttaggagagaaaagaaggtagACAAAGGAGAAAGCATGAAGAAGGGGGCCAGGACCCTAGTGGTGCCAGAGCCATAGTCACGGGGCCGAGCACCCTGTTCCACCTGGGTCTAGACAAAGGTGGTGGCTCTGGGAGAGGGATCCTAGGGCTTAAGGTCTCAGACAGTAAGCCTGGTAGGCCTGCcaagggcgggggttgggggtgcaTTATCCTTGCTGATTAAGGGAGAAGCTGTCAGGACCATGGAGAGGGGAGGCCATGGGAGGAGATGGGGCAGTTCCCTGCCCATGTCCCTGATGCTGCCTCCCAAAGGCacactccccatcctccccactgccctcaaaGGGGAAAGCTGGGCGGGAATGGCAGCTGGGGTCTtagaagagaaaatcttaaagaaattGGGCAAGGCAGGGCCAGCTGAGTGTCTTCATGGCCTtttacctccccctcctccagcctcctcagtTCCAGATTTTGAGGAAGCTGTCCCAGGAACCAGTGGCCACAGCCATCCCATCAGCTGTGACCCCCAGGCAGCTGACCCTGTTGTCGTGGCCAGAGAGGATGCctgaagaaaagggagaggagtcAGCCTGACAGGGAGTGTATGGTCACACACAGGAGCCCTAGGTTAGGTAGGCGGGGTGTGGGACTCCAGCCCCCAGAGAAAGAGGATTAGCCCTAAGGGGCAGGCTTTCTCTGGAGGCCAATCTCTGTGCCTGagaacctggggtgggggaggggcggggagggactGGGAGGTGTCACTGAGCTGGGAGAAAAAGCAAGGGCACCTTGATGGGCATTAGAAAACAGGGAGGGTTTCCAAatagaaactgaggcccagagagaagtgacttggccaagggcgctcagaaagaaaacaacagaattaaGGTTTGGATCCTGACTCTCTGGCCAGCATTACCTTCATTCAGCACCTGGCCTCTCCCAAAAGAAGAAGCCACACTCCCTGATTCAACCTCAGACCAGGCCAGTCCCCAAGAATCACCCAGCTTTGGGCCAGAGCCCTCAGGTCACTCACGATCCCCTTGATCCTGTCATTGCAGTGTCCCTGAGATTGCCCTTCCCTTCAAGGGATGCCCCTGGAACCCAGAACTGACTGGACATTCAGGGTCCACAGGTCTGGGGATGACGGGAGGGGCCCCTCGGGCGGGGAGCAGCTATGGCATTGGGCAGTGGAGAAAGGCCACTTAGAGCAACTTTTCTTTGAAAGGAGATGGTTCTAGGTTGGGAACCAAGGGGGACTGGATTCTAGGGGTAGAGCTCAGAGTCAGTCACCCAGTAGTCAGGGAGCAGCAGTAAGaggggagcgggggtgggggcgggggcctTACCCACGCGCTCACACTTCATGGAGTCCCAGACGTTGCAGTTGAAGTCGTCGTAGCCCGCAAAGAGCAGGCGGCCGCTGAGGGAGAAGGCCACGGATGTGATGCCACAGACGATGCTCTCGTGGGAGTATGTGGTCAGCTCCTGGTCTGCCCGCAGGTCGAACAGGCGGCAGGACGCGTCGTCCGAGCCTGTGCAGATGGCCTCTCCATTGGGGAAGAACTGGGGGTACAGATGGCCGGGGGTCAGGACTCAGTCCTGGGCAGCCCActgtctctcctgccctctccctgctcctgccctggtGGCTCCAGGCCCAGCTGTTTCCCTTAGCCTCTCTGCTCATCCCTTCCTCGGCCTGCATGGTCGCTGATGTTTATCACCTGCCAGCTGTGGCCGGGGCTCCCCTACACCCTTCACTGGCCTTCATTATGTCCACGTTGCAGGGGAGAGCACGGggcaacttgcccagggtcaccccaCCAGATGGGCGGAGGCTGTCCCAGACTCCAACCACGACAGTTGGCTGGATCAGCGTGTAAGTGCAGGGCCAAGTACAAATGTATACCCTGAATCTCATCTTGAGGCAATGTCAGATAAACccgacggggggggggggggacgtcTAAGAAAATTGGTTtgaactcttcaaaaatgtcagtgtcatgaaagacagagaaaggtcAAAAATGGTTCCTGtttaaaggaaactgaaaagacacGGCAGGGAAATGAGGTGCACATTGCTGGACAGAAAAAGAATTCCTATTTTTGAGGTAATTGGTGAAATTTGAATATAGACTGTAGGCTACAGTATTGCATTGgtgttaaatttcctgattttaagaAATAGACAGTGGCTGTGTAAAAATGGCCTTGATTTTAAGAAGCAGACACTGAAGAATTTAAGGGGTAAAGAGGCAGGAGGTCTCCAACTTGCTCTCAAAAGATCCAGGGGAAGAAGTAACAAAATATACCTACACCTCCATcttggtgtctgtctgtccatccctccctcacttcctccctctccgTAAAGCAAATGTGAAATGTTAACAGTGGACGTGGGTGAAGGGCAGATGGGAGCTGTTTGTTactcttgcaacttttctgtaaggtgaaattatttcaaaggggaaaattaaagggaaaggggcagggggcCTAAGGGAGTGGATACAGGAcggggtgctgggggtgggaggcggtCCCGGGAGGTGGAGCACAGAGATGGGGCTCACGCAGATAGCGTTGATGTCGGACTCATGGCCAGTGAAAGTCTGCCGGCAGGTCCCCTCCCGCACATCCCAGAGCTTGGCGCTGGCGTCACAGGCCCCCGAAATGAAGAGTTTGAAGTCAGGAGACACGGCCAGGCTCATGCAGTCCCCCGTGTGTCCCACAAACACAGTCTTCTGCTGTCCCGTCTCAATGTCCCACAGAGCactgaggggggaggggaggctgtcACAGAGAAAGGCCAGCACAGAAGTGCCTCCCAAGCCCCAGCGCCCACGGTGTTCAGTCCTCACCACGTGGTGTCCCCAGAGCTGGTCACAATGTTGTTGTCATCCAGGAAGCGGCAGCAAGAGAGATAACCTGGGGGCGGTTAGGACAGGGCCTTGGCTAGAGGGCCGCACCCCGCCAGGCCCGGGGCCTCCCTGGACCCTTGGTCTCTCACTCACCTGTGTGAGCAGAGAGCTCCCGGCTGACCTTGACGTTGCCCTCCCGGGACTTGAGGCTGTAGATGGAACACATGTTGTCCAGCCCCCCACACGCCACGAAGTTCCCTGATGGGGCATAGGCACAGGTCATGACCCAGGAGGAGCGCAGCGGGATGGCGTGCACCTGCAGGAGGCCGTGCGGCAGGGGGCCTGAGCCGAGCTCccggtggggagggcagagcagggcggCATCAAGCCCCAAGGGAGGAGGGCGACAGTACCTTATTGGTGGTGTAGGTGTCCCACACGATCAGCTTCCCATCTTGCGAGGCACTTAccagcagcctggggagaggaCATTCGGGTCACccaagcctccttcctccctgccccccatccccaccacgcCTCTCAAGCCTCACTTGGAGTCGGTGGCCCAGTGCATAGCATATATCTTGGCCAGGTGTCCCCTTAACGTCCGCCGGGTCCGCATCTGCACTCGTCCTACAACCTCTAGGCCAGACACCAGCTGCAGGAAAGGGGACATTAGAAATCAGAGTGAGCAGGGCACATGTCCACATGTCAGTGTTACAGCCACTGATCTGTACAAGTTTCTGTTCCGTGCCAGCCTCCAGGTCAGGCTCCCAGCCTCAGAGaacccagcctctgcctgggagTAGCTTAGACAGATGTGGATGCTGGAGACAGACACAGGCGCGGCCCGGAGCAGGTTGCTAAGGGTCTAACCACCACCTCTTCTCTGTGGAGGGGATGGATTTCCACCATGTAAATACTCCCACCTTGACTAATTCAAGCTGCCAACACGAGGCCTCTGCACAGGGACTTGGGAAGCGATGCACACATTTGGCAAAGCCCAGCCGCTAGGAGCCTGCCCTCACGCACCACTGCAGCACGGCCAGCTCTCACTGGGACCTAGGGCAGCGCCATGGCTCTGCACTGCACCTCCGGAACTTTGTGGTCCTATGCCCCTTAAACTCCATCCAGCTTCTAGACTTAGGCTGGGGGTCCAGAGACAATAGACTTGAATTTctatttacttgttttctcaggtgagttacttaacctctctgagcctgtttcctcctctgtaaaatgaggtttcTAGCACCTACCTTAGGGGATTGCCacgaaaattaaataaaattatatatttaagtaacttagctcagtgtctggctcaatttcagtaaatatttactcatTATTAACATTTCATCCAATTTGAGGTGCTACCAACTCTAAGAAGCATGATTCTTTTAGGGgtcactgagaaagaaaaaccctGCCAACGATAGTTGTGAGGCATCACTAATTGTTGGaggcatctttgttttgttttgttttgttttttgatggaggtactgaggattgaacccaggaccttgtgaatgctgagcacatgctctaccaccgagctataccctccagtGGATGCATCTTGATTTCCGAAATGTCAAAATGTGAAAACATGCATCTTAGAACCGCCAAACTGCAGTATTAGACAACTAGTAATGAGAACCTCCAGGGGCTTTCTGATTTACAAGTCACTGccccctcctcatcctcaccacCCTGCGAGGGGGTGATCACTCTTGTTTTACGGACGGAGATAGGACGGCATCTTCCTCCTTGGTCTCTGACGTGGTGCCCGGCCCAGAGCAGACCTCACAGGATGCttactgaatgaattaataaatgtcaTTCCTCATTCCAAGGACGTGCTGTTCTAGAGCTTGGGCACCAGGCTGTGGCTGCTCAGGGAGATCCCATCCCTCCCTTCGCATCCCCTCCAGCCCTGTCGGGGGATAGGAGAGCTCACCTCTGCCAGAGTAATGTCAGCACAGGCTTTTCTGGCATCCTGGGGGGAAAGCAGGCATCAGGGGAGGGTAaaggtggggtgtgggggtgcaTGGTCATCTGAGGTAGGTGGGCTTGGGGCTCTAGGGTTTTGGGGGCACCCCAAATATGAGGTCTAAGTTCAGAAAGTCTCTGGCCACTTCCAGGTCAGGGGTCTCTAAGGTGTTACTCAAGGGTGaatccagccccctccccgcaggcCACACTCCCTCATGCCCCAGTTCCATGTTTTCGGGGGTCCCCTAGCAGGAGGGTCCCGGGGTTACAGCAATCTGCTTCTTGAGCTGCTCCGCCTCCTGCCGCAGCTGCTCCATCTCCCCCATGGCTGCAAGGTTGAGGGGTGGCTCCTACTCCTGCCAGAAATGGGGGTAGGTGTCAGGGGATCCCCACCAGGCCCTCACCCCACACCGGACTCCTCATGAGTCCACCCCTCAAAGAGAGAAATGATTGGGTGCTTAGCAccacctcccctgctctgccagcccctccaagggtgcagccagccagccctggcGCAGCccgccctccctgcagcccccagccccggagGGCGGAGCTGGGCCAGCTCCCTCTTACCTGGGCTCTGTGACTGGACCTCTTCTAGGCTTCCAGCTCCGCTTCCCGGGTGCCTCCTCACTCCCTCAGCTGCGACGCCCGCCTGTCACCTGCCCCGGCTCTACTGCCAGAggagctggcctggcctggccccggCTGGGGGGTGCGGGGGGGCACTGACAGGGAAGGGTAGGGCTAACGTCAGGCAAATGAAATcagctggcaggggtggggggagaggacagggagggagatgTGTGGCTTCCAGAGAGACTTGGGCCCAGCCCgggggagggtgggagcaggAGTGCGGGGCGATACAGAGGAGCAGCCCCCTGTAGCGAGCCctggcggcgggggggggggggtatgtGTGCTCCCCCAGCCGGTCTCTCTcgaggcagagagcagagcatcAGGCCCCACGGGATTAGAGCAAAGCTGTGAGGAATTAAGGGTCAGGGTTGGGAGGGGTGCAAAGGAGCAGCAGCAAGCACAGCTCCAGgggccccccaggccctggcccccacccaTGGCAATGATCTTGGCCCTCAGGGCCTACCTAGCAACCAGTCCAGGAGACAGAGAATGAGGGTGAGAGATGGCCCATTGTCAACACCCCAAGTTGTGTTCCTTAGCTCAGGGTAGTGGGGGAAGCAGGTTACAGTGAATATGGGGAGGGTGCAGGCAGGAGCTGAGATTAGAAGGGACTGATCTGGATAATCCTTCTTCTGAACAAACCCCAACCAGCTGCCCCCAGGTCTGATCCTGGGGGAGTGGGGGCAAGTCCAGGGGATCCAGCGAGGAGAATGAACAGGCCTGGCCCTGCTTTGAGTGGAGAAAGACTCGCAAGTAGAAGGCAACCCGTCCCCTACTCCTATCATAAACTGGACCCACTCCTTGCCCCCATGACACCCGGGGTCCTGCTGGGGCTGTGAAGGCAAGAACCAGAGGGATCAGGCTGCCCTAAGTCTCAGCCAAGCTCGGTGAGGGAAGACGGGGCTTAGGGTAGGAGGCCCAAGGAGCAGCTGTCAGGGGTTAGGGGTCATTTGCATGAGGGGAGCAGGTGGCCGAGATTTCCCTGACAAATCACAGCCTTGAGCGCCCCGCCTCCAGAGGCCCAAGATACCTGTCTCCTCCCAGGCCAGCCACAGCCACCGCCACTCCCACCTTCAGCCACCCCGAAACTGCAAACTGCAAGACACTTGACTGGGCCCTGGCTGAGGGTCTTCAGGACCTTTATTGacaggctgggagagggcagcaggggtgtcctccctctcttcctcctcctttaaaCCCCGCAGTCGGGCCCTACCCACTGCCATTTCTTTCCAGGGTGGCGTCCAGTCTTCTGTCTGTCCCAGGGCAGGAGGTCTGCCAGCTGGGGCCAAGCCTGGCCCCCCAGGCCAGTCTGTGCCGTGTCCTCTGAGTCCAGGGCTGATGGCCCTCATGATCCCCAAGAGGATGGGGGTGCAGGGACAGAGAGCTGGCTGTTCTCCTCCTGTCACATAGGGGCTTCTCGTGGGTCTTGGCATCAAGGTGGACCCTGGCATCAAGGTGGACCCTTCACAAGTCAAGCTGGCTCAGCCCCTCACAGCTCCTCTCGGACACGAGATGGCTTCCCAGCCTTGTCCTGGACCCGCTGAAGCCTGCGGCTGGGGGGTTCTGGGGCAGGGTCTCTGCTGggcatttcttcttcctcctcctctggctcCTGCAGCAGCTCTTTGGCTTCTGTCCACtcctgggagatggggaggagggtctggctccatcccctgcctccctgccccaagGACCTTCCCTGGGTGATCTcagcccctgcccacacctcACACCACTACTCCCGCTCCTCCTCACCTGCTCCCTGTGCTCAGGTGCCCACGTGTGCCACAGCGCCAGGGCACAGCGCCGTCCCCTTGTCACAGCCCACACGCCATGGGGATTCTCCCCACCAGAGCTGAAGGCCACGAGGCGCCCGCAGCGAGGTCGAACCTGcgcctgggggtgagggtggggtcagCTCCAGGGAaagtccctcagagaacttggcCCTGACTCCTGCCCAAGAGCAGGACGGGGGCAGGGGCCCCGGAAAGGTCAGCTTTCTTGCCTACCACTTCTCCCTCCTTAATTCAGGGACTATCTTGGGGCAAATGGGAAATGGACCTCCACTTGGGGAGCACGAATGCCAGCCTGAGGCCAGAGGCGTTGGAGCCGAAGGGAGAAGGGGCCTCCCTCAAGGGCCTTGGGTTGGCCCATCCCCCAGGTGCCCTGACTTTTCCTGGCCAACCCTTTGAACCAGGTGTGAAGCCATCTGAGGGGATGGGTGCGGTAACAAACCCTGGGTTCTGGGTGGAGGGATCTTGGGGAAATTTTTCCACCCCAAGGAGGGCTTGGATTACAGGTAGCTGGTGGTGGTAGCAGAGAAGGCAGTAACTGGGTAAGACAGAGCAATTCATGGTAAAAAATCACTGTTCCTCCCCTTCCACCAATCCCAGCCCCGAGCTTCCACCTGGAACAGGGGTTTGGGGTTCTGCGCTTCACTCGCCCTCCCTTAGGAGGTGAGGCAAATGCGGAAGGCAGGGTCTCCTGGCATAATGGACCCCTGCTAGGAGAGGCCCTGAAAAGACACGTGGTGGGAGGTGTTGGGGAGGCCAGGAAAGGAGATGGTTAAGGGGGCCCATCCATTTCCCTGCATTTGCCTCTGGGAACCTTCTGTTTTGAatcctgagcccacagctgggCTCCCTGCCACATCGCCCCACTTACCGTGACCCTGAGGGCGTTGGGCTCCGTGAAGAACAGGTCCCCACCCTGGAAGTCATCGTTGAGGTAGAGGAGtccactggggagggaggaagacggGAGGCAGTGAGACCCCCACCCGGCCAGGCCCACCTGCCCGAACCCTGGAGGGCCGCCCACCTGTAGTCCCGGTAGGTATAGGCCGGGGGCTCCCGCCAGCACTCCCCGGTGTCGGGGTCCAGGACGCAGTTGTCTGCATGCACCGGGTGGCTCAGGTCCATGCGCTGCGCTTGCTCTCCTGGGAAGCAAAGGGGCCTGGTGGAAGCCCATCCACACCCGCCCTGCAGCTCCAGGGTCACAGCCCGGCCGAGGAGCTGGCCGCAGCCCGGGCAGAGGGGTCAGTCTTCCTGGAGTGAAGACTGAAACCACACAGCTGAGGGTGTACAGGGCCCAAcaggggcccagggtggggaggagcggCCGGGCTCCCCGGTGGTTACCTTCTACGGCACTGCGGCACACCAGGTGGGTGAAGGAGAGGTGCAGGGGCCGATCTGGGGAGAAGTAGGCCTGTGTCAGGGTCCGCACGCGCTCGCTCACCTCCAGGAGCAGCTGAGCACCCTGACTGCCCACGGCCCCGGCCCGGGCCAGCTGCAGGCAgcgaaaggaaggagggaaggggcggGTTGGAAGGATGGTCCCAGCTACCGACCCGGCACCAATTCCGCTACCTCCGCCTACAGTTTGGGGCTCAGCAGCCCATTAGCCCAACCTGCTCCTCCCACTGACGACAACATGGGCCCCTCGGTCTGGaaccccctcctctgccctgggcagAGGCCTCGGCTGCTCCTATGAGAGcgcctccccgcccctcccaggaGACGCTGGGCCCCGATGCCCAGCTCGCTCAGGTTCCGGCATCAGACCAGGCCATGGGCACCTCTTCTCACCTGTGCAGCCTTGAGCACCGTAAGCCCCTCAAAGCGTTCGTGGGGGGTGTGTGGGGAGCGGCGGCCCCGATAGCCCGACCTGGCTCCAGCCTCAGCTGCATCCTAAACAGGGAGGGCACTGAGTGTGGAGTCACTTCCGCTGGGTCCCCGGCTACTGCCCCCCTTCACTGCCCACAGGGCTATACCCGGCCTTCCCTCCAACCCTCCCACTCCCTGGAAGAGGGTAGAAGCTCCCGGAGTTCTCTGAgcagctgcttttttttcccagagaatgACTATCTCCACATCTGTGCTGTCACTGCTGGTAAAGATCTGGAATCCCACTCGCCGAGGGGGCTGTGCAGAGAACTCTGGAGAGAACTCTGTGCAGAGGAAGGGGCTCTGAGAGGTAAGGACAGCTGCGGGAGTGAGGCAGGAGGGGCAAGACCACTCATCCCCGATGAGCTGAGAATAGAGGAGTCTGTCTGGAATGGGACACTGGCAGGACCGGGGCCAGGTCCTGGCTAACTTCAGGTGGGGACATAGCATCCGACCAGGTATCTCTCTCCGACTTTTTCCCACCTGACACTCTCTTGGAGAACGTGAGAACCCTGGATGCTGAGTCCCAGTTACCCAACTGCCTACCTGACTCGCATCACCTGGAGGTCTCCTGGTATTTGGATGTCCCTTTTCTGACACCTCTTTAAACTCAGAGTACCACTACCTAGTTACCCCATATATAAACCGCATCTCTTAGAGGCCACCTAGCCACCCAAGGCATCTAGCCCTCTATTCCtaaattcatgcattcattcagtaggtactgagcatctactatgtgtcagccactgttctaggcactggggactcAACTATGAACATGAAAAGTTCCTGCTTTCATGgggtttatattttgaaataataaacaaacaaacaaacaaaccagatcAACTCAGATGGTGATAAGTGTTACAGAAAATTAGAGCAGGGTTACAACCTTGAGCATCCCCCAGCAGGAGTCAGGGGACAGCTAACTGACA is a genomic window containing:
- the CDCA3 gene encoding cell division cycle-associated protein 3, whose product is MGSAKSVPVTPARPPPHNKLLSRVADPRSPTAGILRTPIQVESSPQPDQPAGEKLEDLKQTQDSDPRSPTLGIARTPMKTSSGEPPSPLVKQLSDVFETEDPRSDLPPEPILPLETPPSSQLDLPLDSQFSLENQMSPWSQTELPSKQVFSKEETGQSSGTPVGSQGSDKPLRDPETPRSPGSMRSRWKPNSKVLGRSPLTILQDDNSPGTLTPRQSKRPSPLSENVKELKGGAVLGTGRLPKTGGRAWEQGQGQDKENRHFPLVEN
- the GNB3 gene encoding guanine nucleotide-binding protein G(I)/G(S)/G(T) subunit beta-3 codes for the protein MGEMEQLRQEAEQLKKQIADARKACADITLAELVSGLEVVGRVQMRTRRTLRGHLAKIYAMHWATDSKLLVSASQDGKLIVWDTYTTNKVHAIPLRSSWVMTCAYAPSGNFVACGGLDNMCSIYSLKSREGNVKVSRELSAHTGYLSCCRFLDDNNIVTSSGDTTCALWDIETGQQKTVFVGHTGDCMSLAVSPDFKLFISGACDASAKLWDVREGTCRQTFTGHESDINAICFFPNGEAICTGSDDASCRLFDLRADQELTTYSHESIVCGITSVAFSLSGRLLFAGYDDFNCNVWDSMKCERVGILSGHDNRVSCLGVTADGMAVATGSWDSFLKIWN